One window of Salmo salar chromosome ssa11, Ssal_v3.1, whole genome shotgun sequence genomic DNA carries:
- the LOC106562237 gene encoding uncharacterized protein, with the protein MHPKPLESGEVEEESGEESSTILQAGDAEILLNAMSTTSSKLEEATTANCSPLPNDIEGDRCVSSHTEVDKLIQAQQQEEKDSGPRMTKTFLKDHCKQNKLYMTPRLNDTLYLHFKGFSTIENLEEYTGLKCLWLECNGLQRIQNLQAQTDLRCLFLHQNLIHNLENLEPLSKLCTLNVCNNYIHTIENIACLPDLGTLQIAHNKLQTVGDVEHLSQCLSLSVLDMSHNLLDDPDILTVLERMPELRVLNLMGNEVIKKIPYYRKTMIIRLKQLTYLDDRPVFPKDRACAEAWGTAGPEGERRERESWQTRERRKIQDSLDAMATIRDQARERLRVRELQERGEYETTTTPELESPSEKNQRQNQIPGWEERIQVFVEDSLEAHEEFLPTQREQPEKEELRNKQPLKKQLDREQPEREDPERDQLERKHQEGDQLEREHQEGDQLERKHQEGDQLEREHQEGDQLEREHQEGDQLEREHQEGDQLEREHQEGDQLERDHQEGDQLEREHQEGDQLEREHQEGDQLEREHQEGDQLEREHQEGDQLERKHQEGDQLEREHQEGDQLEREHQEGDQLEREHQEGDQLEREHQEGDQLEREHQEGDQPNGEQAAEESLKEELLELNQSKREQLQRRQPKREKLEREQSVCGQPESQTAGGIVEHGPGPMVTELEETEDLETIHLEPRPPLRIDDLPDLEDVDVEDPDSTSIFSQTERYAMDSLDEDVSARILLQNVIQTESSRSPITRSASQAQFQSPGSRVRCSIRLRRSDVGALTPQEALKQNIKKKLRESTSRFSLPVPPSKRRTISEGVRKINTPAPATASLLYDDDITPRYLLRGILQTEPETSLLVQDRPVKKEPELPSTNSSLHSNRPSTGLSDLDLPDMTTTVNLSNTVKGLSRKRPHRSLNITAFNRQLEHEDGEGEGGSATEKDLSSLSSASPSSITFSLKTPFVDVQTEKRGFQRKVTNRKKICLEEFDKALQNRQAAMGGDPELSVREDQQGLSETVRFEGFTSGLSDLTAPDITHDIITGNTALYAPPVDTATTFTITTQDKDTITGTQIQREMGGMKDEKDMEEVGEQKEDKMELDNKDGEDLAGDAGQREDSVRQKESKSQTEEVEAVADSQTEVEDEVADSQTEVEDEVADSQTEVEDEVADSQTEEEDEVADSQTEEEDEVADSQTEEEDEVADSQTEEEDEVADSQTEGDEVADSQTEGDEVAESQTEGDEVAESQTEGDEVAESQTEGDEVAESQTEGDEVAESQTEGDEVAESQTEGDEVAESQTEGDEVAEAQTEGDEVAEAQTEGDEVAEAQTEGDEVAEAQTEGDEVAEAQTEGDEVAEAQTEGDEVAEAQTEGDEVAESQTEGDEVAESQTEEDEVAESQTEEDEVAESQTEEDEVAESQTEEDEVAESQTEEDEVAESQTEEDEVAESQTEEDEVAESQTEEDEVAESQTEEG; encoded by the exons AGAACCTGCAGGCCCAAACAGACCTACGCTGCCTCTTCCTCCACCAGAACCTCATACACAATCTGGAGAACTTAGAACCACTCAGCAAGCTCTGCACCCTCAATGTCTGCAACAACTACATACACACCATCGAAAACATTG CCTGCCTCCCTGATCTGGGCACCCTGCAGATAGCCCATAATAAGCTGCAGACAGTGGGAGACGTGGAGCATCTGAGTCAGTGCCTCTCCCTCAGTGTACTGGACATGTCCCACAACCTGCTGGATGACCCAGACATCCTCACTGTGCTGGAGAGAATGCCTGAACTG CGTGTGCTGAACCTGATGGGAAATGAAGTGATAAAGAAAATCCCATACTACAGGAAGACTATGATCATACGTCTAAAACAGCTGACATACCTGGATGACCGACCTGTGTTCCCAAAGGACAG AGCGTGTGCGGAGGCGTGGGGGACAGCGGGTCCGGAGGGGGAGCGCAGGGAGAGGGAATCATGGCAAACACGAGAGAGAAGGAAGATCCAGGACAGTCTGGACGCCATGGCAACCATCAGAGACCAAGCCAGGGAGAGACTGCGAGTCAGAGAGCTGCAAGAGAGag GGGAGTATgagaccactacaactccagaacttGAGAGCCCCAGTGAAAAGAACCAGAGACAGAATCAGATCCCGGGCTGGGAGGAGAGGATCCAGGTGTTTGTGGAGGACAGTCTGGAGGCCCATGAAGAGTTCCTACCGACACAGAGAGAGCAGCCAGAAAAGGAGGAGCTACGGAATAAACAGCCACTGAAGAAGCAGCTAGACAGAGAACAACCAGAAAGAGAGGATCCGGAGAGAGATCAGCTAGAGAGAAAGCACCAAGAGGGAgatcagctagagagagagcaccaAGAGGGAGATCAGCTAGAGAGAAAGCACCAAGAGGGAgatcagctagagagagagcaccaAGAGGGAgatcagctagagagagagcaccaAGAGGGAgatcagctagagagagagcaccaAGAGGGAgatcagctagagagagagcaccaAGAGGGAGATCAGCTAGAGAGAGATCACCAAGAGGGAgatcagctagagagagagcaccaAGAGGGAgatcagctagagagagagcaccaAGAGGGAgatcagctagagagagagcaccaAGAGGGAgatcagctagagagagagcaccaAGAGGGAGATCAGCTAGAGAGAAAGCACCAAGAGGGAgatcagctagagagagagcaccaAGAGGGAgatcagctagagagagagcaccaAGAGGGAgatcagctagagagagagcaccaAGAGGGAgatcagctagagagagagcaccaAGAGGGAgatcagctagagagagagcaccaAGAGGGAGATCAGCCAAATGGAGAGCAAGCAGCAGAAGAAAGCTTAAAGGAAGAACTGTTAGAGTTAAACCAGTCAAAGAGAGAACAACTACAAAGAAGGCAGCCAAAGAGAGAGAAGTTAGAGAGAGAGCAGTCAGTATGTGGCCAGCCAGAGTCTCAGACAGCTGGGGGAATTGTGGAGCACGGTCCTGGACCAATGGTGACTGAGCTAGAGGAGACAGAGGACTTGGAGACCATCCACCTGGAGCCACGCCCACCACTTCGTATTGAC GATCTCCCTGACCTGGAGGATGTGGATGTTGAAGATCCAGACAGCACCTCCATCTTCTCTCAG ACTGAACGTTATGCCATGGATTCTTTAGACGAGGACGTGTCTGCTCgaattctcctgcaaaatgtaatTCAAACGGAGTCCTCCAGGTCCCCAATTACCCGCAG TGCCTCCCAGGCTCAGTTCCAGTCCCCGGGGTCCAGAGTCAGGTGTAGTATCAGACTAAGGAGGAGTGATGTTGGGGCCCTTACACCACAGGAGGCCCTCAAACAGAACATCAAAAAGAAGCTTCGTGAG AGCACTTCCAGGTTTTCCCTGCCAGTGCCACCCAGTAAGAGGCGGACAATATCAGAGGGAGTCAGGAAGATAAACACGCCTGCACCAGCCACAGCCTCACTTCTCTATGACGATGACATCACACCTAGATACCTACTCAGGGGGATCCTGCAGACAG AGCCGGAGACATCCCTTCTGGTTCAGGACCGGCCAGTCAAGAAGGAGCCAGAGCTGCCCTCCACAAACTCCAGTCTTCACAGCAACCGCCCAAG TACAGGGCTGTCTGACTTGGATCTCCCTGACATGACCACCACAGTAAACCTGTCAAATACAGTGAAGGGACTAAGCAGGAAGCGACCACATCGGAGTCTCAACATAACAGCATTCAACAGGCAGCTTGAACATGAAG ATGGAGAGGGTGAAGGTGGCAGTGCAACAGAAAAAGACCTCTCATCCCTGTCTTCTGCCTCTCCAAG CTCTATCACCTTCTCCCTGAAAACACCCTTTGTGGATGTTCAGACTGAGAAAAGGGGATTTCAAAGGAAGGTAACAAATCGTAAAAAAATTTGCCTTGAGGAGTTTGACAAGGCCCTACAGAATCGACAGGCGGCGATGGGTGGAGACCCTG AGCTGAGTGTTAGGGAGGATCAGCAGGGTCTCAGTGAGACCGTTCGGTTTGAGGGGTTCACCTCGGGACTGAGTGACCTCACCGCTCCTGATATCACCCATGATATCATCACCGGCAACACAGCGCTCTACGCCCCGCCTGTTGACACAGCAACAACCTTCACTATCACCACCCAGGACAAAGACACCATCACGGGAACACAGATCCAGCGAGAAATGGGAGGAATGAAGGATGAGAAAGATATGGAGGAGGTAGGGGAACAAAAGGAGGACAAGATGGAATTAGACAACAAAGATGGAGAGGATTTGGCTGGAGATGCTGGGCAGAGAGAGGACTCAGTGAGACAGAAGGAATCCAAATCACAGACTGAAGAAGTAGAAGCGGTAGCTGACTCCCAGACAGAAGTAGAGGATGAGGTGGCTGACTCCCAGACAGAAGTAGAGGATGAGGTGGCTGACTCCCAGACAGAAGTAGAGGATGAGGTGGCTGACTCCCAGACAGAAGAAGAGGATGAGGTGGCTGACTCCCAGACAGAAGAAGAGGATGAGGTGGCTGACTCCCAGACAGAAGAAGAGGATGAGGTGGCTGACTCCCAGACAGAAGAAGAGGATGAGGTGGCTGACTCCCAGACAGAAGGGGATGAGGTGGCTGACTCCCAGACAGAAGGGGATGAGGTGGCTGAATCTCAGACAGAAGGGGATGAGGTGGCTGAATCTCAGACAGAAGGGGATGAGGTGGCTGAATCTCAGACAGAAGGGGATGAGGTGGCTGAATCTCAGACAGAAGGGGATGAGGTGGCTGAATCTCAGACAGAAGGGGATGAGGTGGCTGAATCTCAGACAGAAGGGGATGAGGTGGCTGAATCTCAGACAGAAGGGGATGAGGTGGCTGAAGCTCAGACAGAAGGGGATGAGGTGGCTGAAGCTCAGACAGAAGGGGATGAGGTGGCTGAAGCTCAGACAGAAGGGGATGAGGTGGCTGAAGCTCAGACAGAAGGGGATGAGGTGGCTGAAGCTCAGACAGAAGGGGATGAGGTGGCTGAAGCTCAGACAGAAGGGGATGAGGTGGCTGAAGCTCAGACAGAAGGGGATGAGGTGGCTGAATCTCAGACAGAAGGGGATGAGGTGGCTGAATCTCAGACAGAGGAGGATGAGGTGGCTGAATCTCAGACAGAGGAGGATGAGGTGGCTGAATCTCAGACAGAGGAGGATGAGGTGGCTGAATCTCAGACAGAGGAGGATGAGGTGGCTGAATCTCAGACAGAGGAGGATGAGGTGGCTGAATCTCAGACAGAGGAGGATGAGGTGGCTGAATCTCAGACAGAGGAGGATGAGGTGGCTGAATCTCAGACAGAGGAGGATGAGGTGGCTGAATCTCAGACAGAGGAGGGATGA
- the LOC106562238 gene encoding THAP domain-containing protein 11, with the protein MPGFTCCVPGCYNNSHRDRELRFYTFPKDTTQREIWLKNISRAGVSGCFSTFQPTTGHRVCSVHFPGGRKTYTVRVPTLFPLRGVNERKNRRGRNRKASVAAGVPAHSPGNIVITNVVSTAPDAVETAQSDAVTDTAATDGPIVVQIGPDGEYLGPVNPAAQGDGSCFTAVVSSSTDLARGDDPPADAAAQQQTVQYYSVVSNPLDHAYSLTTGTTSAELLRKLNEQRDIIALMEVKMKEMKATIRQLRVTEAKLQEEVRERDRLLSAGAALKKM; encoded by the coding sequence ATGCCTGGATTCACCTGCTGTGTCCCTGGCTGCTACAACAACTCTCATCGGGACAGAGAGCTGCGGTTCTACACATTTCCAAAGGATACCACGCAAAGGGAGATTTGGCTCAAGAACATCTCCCGGGCCGGGGTGAGCGGTTGTTTTAGTACCTTCCAACCCACTACGGGACACCGCGTCTGTAGCGTACACTTTCCCGGTGGCAGAAAGACCTATACCGTTCGTGTACCGACGCTCTTCCCGCTGAGAGGAGTGAATGAACGCAAGAACCGAAGGGGCAGGAACAGGAAAGCGTCTGTGGCGGCTGGTGTTCCAGCCCACAGTCCAGGCAACATTGTCATCACCAACGTTGTTTCGACAGCCCCAGATGCCGTTGAGACCGCTCAGAGCGATGCAGTCACCGACACAGCTGCTACTGATGGCCCTATCGTGGTGCAGATCGGCCCGGACGGCGAATACCTCGGACCAGTAAATCCAGCCGCGCAGGGTGACGGGTCCTGTTTTACTGCAGTCGTTTCCAGCTCCACTGACCTGGCCAGGGGCGACGATCCCCCTGCAGACGCCGCTGCCCAGCAGCAGACTGTGCAGTACTACAGCGTTGTCAGCAACCCGCTGGACCACGCGTACTCGCTGACCACCGGGACCACCTCGGCCGAACTGCTTCGGAAGCTGAACGAGCAGCGGGACATCATCGCACTCATGGAAGTGAAGATGAAGGAGATGAAGGCAACCATCCGCCAGCTGCGCGTGACCGAGGCCAAGCTACAGGAGGAAGTGCGCGAGCGGGACCGTTTGCTGTCGGCAGGAGCAGCGTTAAAGAAAATGTGA
- the LOC106562239 gene encoding neuritin-like protein, translating to MRSHACTVTFLLPVALYLCLAPVCWAAALPSSCGVIYKSFAQCLLTLGDSLGDTQKEQSIQDIDTVCRSWDAFHVCANAALASCPGDAAAVWESLRQESRKTQFSGNLYDMCASRTTLAPNTVPVPPSQRPPTSDQTNQETLKGYTHHLGPAYTTLLLSACISLLLLLRM from the exons ATGAGGTCCCATGCCTGCACCGTGACTTTCCTCCTGCCTGTTGCTCTTTACCTCT gTCTGGCCCCTGTGTGTTGGGCTGCTGCGCTCCCTAGCTCCTGTGGCGTCATCTACAAGAGCTTTGCTCAGTGTCTCCTCACTCTGGGGGACAGTCTGGGTGACACACAGAAAGAGCAGAGCATACAGGACATTGACACAGTCTgcag ATCATGGGATGCGTTCCATGTGTGTGCGAATGCGGCACTTGCCAGTTGTCCTGGAGACGCAGCGGCTGTGTGGGAGTCTCTGAGGCAAGAGTCCAGGAAGACACAGTTTTCTGGAAACCTCTATGACATGTGTGCCAGCCGCACCACACTGGCACCCAACACAGTGCCCGTGCCACCCTCCCAGAGGCCACCAACGTCAGACCAGACCAATCAAGAAACTCTAAAAGGGTACACGCATCACCTTGGACCCGCCTACACCACGCTTCTGCTCTCAGCATGCatctctctactgctcctgctcaGGATGTAG